The Cryptomeria japonica chromosome 2, Sugi_1.0, whole genome shotgun sequence region gaaaaacaaaaataaaaaggaaagacaaCCAAAACGCAAACCTGAAAAAGAAACCCGAAAAGACATAAAATAAAAACCCTACCTCGCAGCAATGGAGATGCAAAAATCTGGCAATGGAACGATCTAAACTGAGTCAAGGCGAGCGAAATCCGAGGAGGGCGCACAGAGGAGATGGAAGAAACAAACGATAatgcaaaaattaataaaataaaccaaaaagaggctttaaataataaaaccctaattagcaataaatgtGAAATTAAAGCCAACTTGcagtgcatgtcagactttaaagtccgacatgcactctTAGGACAAAccacctgcagttcggactttaaaatctgaatTGGAGGCTAAGAAAACCCACaaatacacatcggactttaaaatccgaagTGTATTTAGCAAAAAGAactctgcagttcggactttaaagtccgaactatagGTAAACCTGCAAACTTAAAGGAACAAGGAAAATAATAAAAACGGAAAACAAGGAACAAAACGAACTAACCAAACAAGTCGATTTAGCTCTCCAaaagaccataaggtacgaaacagaccagtttcgtagggttgcctcacgattttggccttgctgaaatcgaggacaacagcaTTCAATGCTGAAACTTTTATGAGTTGCTTCATTCTCCAAATTGAGAGCCTTGACAATTATCAATGTTCCATTATCCAAAACTCCTTTATATACAGAGCCAATGCTACCAACTCCTAACAAGTTACTCTTGCCAAATCCATTACTTGCAGTACTGAGCTCCTTCTATGAGATTCGAGGATGTGGAAGCTCTATTGAAGGTTCCACGTACCCCTTCAGATATAAATATTTGTACAAAAGTAAAACATATAAGACGAACACGACTAGAGAGGGGATAACATAAATCATGTATTTAAACAATGTATGAAAGTGTCTAAGGCCACCTGGTGACCCTTCGGGTGCTTCTCCAGGTCACCCTGCACTTGGGTCTCCTTTGAATGGTGGCGTCGTGAGGTTTGTAAAAGGTCGTCCCCTTTTAGGAATTTCTCCTATTAAACAAATTGTATGAAACGTTCAGAAAGTTCAGCACTGAAAGGCATATTATGAGCAATAACACTATGCTGCGTTAAAATTATTAACATCGGAGCtgtaaataaaaaattaacaattaaaaatcataagttttaaattattttgaattattttgttcTCATTCAATTTAATGATAGATTATAAAGTGTGATCTCAAATGTTATTCAAAAACTAGTACATAATAAATTGCAGAAATTTACTCGCATAATTCTATATATTGTGAAAATCTCATCCAAAAAGATCATGCAATCCTAATTAGAGAACAAATATCATACCAGATAATTTGTTGTTGTAGGAGAGATCCACGTTGCGAGATATTGCAATACGGAAACTGAATCTGGAACTGGACCTTCAAACATGTTATGTGAGAGATTAATATTCTAGATTAGAACCGCCTCCAATACTAATTGGAATTTCACCAGATAATTGATTTATGGATACCATTCCCAAATTAATTTCAGCTGGCAGGCTTCCTTGTAGTGAATTCCAAGACAGATTGAAGTAAAACTGTAAATTTTTAAGACCCGTAACTTATGGTGGTATGTTTCCAGTGAGATTATTATGGGATAGGTCAAATAGTTCTAGTAACTGACAGTTGCCAAACTGAGGGGTATCGTTCCATTAAATTTGTTGTTATCAAGTTGAAGGTGCCTCAGCTGAGTAAGGTTGCCAATAGTGGTAGGAATTTGTCCACTAAGTCGGTTAAATGAGAGAGAAAGTAGCCCTAGACTCGTAAACTGACCAATCTCCCAGGGAATGGGCCCCTGTAATTTATTTTGGCCTAGATACaatctttccaagtccttgagcatttctaattcAGATGGAATGGGGCCAGTCAATGCATTTCCAGTGAAATTTATCAATATCAATTTGGTTAGGTTGCCAATTTCTTGAGGTATTCTCCCTCCTATAAGGTTTTGTTGTAAGGACAATACAGTGAGTTCGGCAGACAGATTGCCAATGGAAGGGAACAAATTCTCAGCGAGATGGTTAAAGCCCAAGTATAAAGTTTTCAGGGAAGAGCAATTAATAAGAGCTGAAAGAAAGGGCAAAGTCCTTGAGCTGGTGAGGAAGTTATCATACAGTAAAAGACGTTGGAGAGAACTCAACTTACGCAATTGCAGAGGCACATTGCCATTGAGACTGTTGAGGCTGAGGTCAAGAAATTTCagtttggaacaatttcctagagaTGTTGGTATTGGCCCACTAAGCTGATTCCCCAACAGATGCAGTTCTTTCAGATTGCTGAGATTCTGGCCGAGATCTGGAATAACATCATGGAAAGAGTTATTAGAGATATCTAACACCTCTAGAGAGGAAAGATTTCCCAAAACAGGAGAAATCTGACTCACTAAACCCAAACTCTCAAGATTTACTGTTGACACTCTCATCAATTTATTGCATGAAATGCCTGTCCAGTTGCAGACGTTAGTGTTGACATCCCAAACTGACAAAAAACTGTTTGGATCAGAAGTGAGGGAATTCTTGAAGGCAAGGAGAGCCTGCTCATCGTTGAAGGAGCCATTGTCATTGGAAGGGGCAGATGAGCACAACTGAAGAGAAAACAGAAGAAAATGCACAGCCAGGGGATTAATGGCTAATTGGTATCTGATTGAATGCATTATCGAGCAatctacacacaaaaaaaaattatgaaagatTGGTATCCACAATTGAACTTGTGTGCATGCTAACCGTAACTAGAGCACATTGCGTATGTAGTTTCCGTATTGCAATATCTGCACATTGTGTTTCTGGGGTTAACTAGAGCGCATTGGTAATCACCAATCACCATTAAAGACCCGgtcaatgaaaattttaaaatatatgaaAGTCAACATCTGGTCTCCAATTGTTGACTATACAGAATTTTTTTAATGGCGAGTTCCGTATATCCACAAACGACATAAGCAAGCGTTAGAAAACATATGAAAAAACGTAACCAAAACACAAATCATTTAGTAAAATAGAAAAAAAGAGGTGGGATTGGTCAAGGTTCGTTGTCCACTTTCTTTTAGAAGTTCTAATATACTTTAACACTTACAATACCATAATTTTTtaacaattaaataaaattattttgaaacATATTACAACCACAAATTCTAAACAAAATAAACACAAAATCTTACAAATTAATTTGGTATAGTACTAGTGTAAATTTGTAAGATTTTGTGTTTATTTTGTTTAGAATTTGGTATATACTTTAACACAATTAATTTGGTATAGTACTAGTGTAAATTTGTAAGATTTTGTGTTTATTTTGTTTAGAATTTGTGGTCAAGTAATATgtttcaaaataattttatttaattgttgttttagtgttttctaataAAAATTATGGTATTGTAAGTGTCAAGTTCAAATATTTTAGCTTGTAAGTAATATCTATTGTTATGATTTAGTAAAAGAGTCATCTTATCATGACCCTGAGGTGTAGACCAGTTGGTCAAGCCATTGAAAGACATGGATGATTGACATAGGTTCAAACCTTGTCTAGACAAAAAAGCTGGTTTAACTAGCCACGCCCAAGGTGGGTCCCCTGCAAGTTATCATGTGGCCTAGATGATTAGTCTCACCTTACCTGGACTGACTCAGCAACAAGATCCAAGGCCAAGTTGTGGGGATACCTCTaagataacaacaacaacaaaacaaaacaaaaaaagagtCATCTTATCAAGAGTTAAAAGTAAGTGAGTTAAAAGTGTGGTACAACAAAATGGCACCTACAATTTGGTGTAGAATAAAGAAACTAATATGAATTGTGATTGATTTAGATCATTTGAGTTAAAAAGGTTGAAAATCAAAGAATTTGTAAAATTTTGCCAACTTCTACACAAAATTGGGCTAAATTAAGTACAAGAATAACATATCTAAagaaaaaaagtcaaaataaatgtAAAACTAGTTAACAAACAAATGAAATATGCACAAATCTCATAATAACAAAATACCTTAACAATGTGAATACTTAACTCATATCCACTAAATTTATGGATTTATTTTCCCATACTTTTTCCACTTGTATAAGTCTACCATTCATTTAAGTGTTCCAAGGAAGTATTAGCTACCAATCATAAAAGATAGAGGACATAATGAACTTGAATAACAAGGTGGACAATAATAAGACAACTTAGAGTTGTAAATATCGAATTCCAAGTAGGAGGTCTAGCTAGATAGCTAAAGGTGAAGTTTGTTGGTAACACAATTCAGATATGCGTGGAATAGTatgggaaaaagaaaaaaagattagAGTGAAGGCTAGTTGTGCAAGATAAAAAGGTAAGGAAATTGATAAAAGTAGGCGGTGACATAATGCATAAAAAGGTAAGGAAATAGATGAAAGATAGAGGAATAAAAAATATGTTTGGATGCAATTGAATTGAAGTTCATAAAATGGTCCATGTTTTCTTGCATGGGAGACGGATCACGTCCATAAACACAAGAAATATATGCAAGGATCATGCTAATAGAAAAATATTAAGCTAATATGTTAGATAGTACAATTTTATATAAAGGTGATTCATCAAATAGAAATTAAGTGTGAGGTGGTCAATGTGTTAGATTGTAGTGATCAAGTAGCATGGATAACAAGATTGAAATAAAATGATATTAGAAGTAGATATGGTTGAATTTAGAGATGATAGTGATGATTTGGAGgttattgatgatattgaaggGGAAAATGTTTAGAGAGATGTAATAAGTAGAGATAAATTGCAAAAGCTACAATTACTTTGTAACAAGCATTCACCATGCAACTTTTaataaacaacattacaacaattgGGTACTACAACAACTAATATCTTATTAAGAATGCAACATTGCATTTGAAAACCTTAACCTCCATTTTTTTGAAAGCAAAATATTAAAACTAGGAAAAATGTAAACATTTCCATATAATTGAAATATAACAAGTAAAGTGCAACATCACAAATACATTTAGACTATTTAATTTAATAGTCtaaatacgccgagagatatccttcttgaagTGCCTATTTGACTCTAGGATGTAATTCCACTTAAAATAGGTGCCTTGAGAAGGATGTCTCTCGGcgtattttatataaattaaattaaaatttaaggtatatatgctagtggcaactGCGCGGCgcaacataaaaaacataaaataaatcaatatataattatacagtatctttttattaaaataaaatattctaatcttataatattattatattattatgcagagatatatgaaattaaatatatttatttagacTATTTTTACTAATATATTTGTGTTGCAAAAtaaaagcaaatactaaaatctaagatatattaaacttatTTAATGGCAAGTATTATTGTTATGGTTAgcatagggttaaggttagtgttatggtcgaGGATAAGATTTACATCATGGTCTGGGTTAGggttactattagggttagggttatgataatggctAGGGTTTATATAGGgttagcatcaatgttagggtttgattttggtttaggattatgcttagagttagggtttactgtcagggttacaattatgtttaaggtttacatcaaaggtagggttagggtaagcataattatagttagggttgggATTAGAATTATAACTAGAGGTATGGTtaagattaggatttggtttatggttatgtttcagataagagttaaggttagtattatggtcagggttaaggtttacatcatggttagggttatgattggggttagggtttaaggttaaggttatgataatggttagggaggttatcatggttagggttagcattaattAAGCTTAGGGTTTGGTCTTggtttaagattatggttagggttagggtttgtgaTTATGATTAAAATTCATGTTAACGTCATGTTTAGGGTTAATATTTACATATTGGTTAAGGTTATATTACGATTATGATTTTTAAGTTATAATTGGGATTATggttatagttaggattaggattattattagggtttagtgttaagattaatctttagggtttacatcatggttagggttatggctattgattatggttagagttaatgATTActtcatggttatggttagggtttaggattaggattaataTTATGgtgagggtttacatcatggttgaatgtagtgttaggtttagggttatgttTACAATTATGGATAGGTTTAGGTTTTAGAGTCAAGgcttaagattatggttagggttaggctttatagcatagttagggttagggttttggttTTGATTAGCATTTAACGTTAGTATTAGTATTATGGTTATGATTATGATTATAgttaggatttatggttatggttagggttatggtttgtaTCTTGGTTAGGATTAGGGCTACAATCATGGTTTGGTTTAtattttagggttatgattaggattatggataggattagGATTtaaatggttagggttagggttaggattatggttcaagtttacatcatggttagggtttatTACGATTAAGATTATTAGGGTTATGATTGGGGTTatggttatagttaggattattaTTAGTGTTAGTGTTAAGATTAATGGTTAGAGTTAGAATTATGGTTAAGGCTCATCATGATTAGGGttaatgtttacatcatggttatggttagggtttagcgTTAAGATTAATATTATGgtgagggtttacatcatggttgaatGTAGTGTTAGGTTTAGGGATAGGTTTACAATTATGGATAGGTTTAGGTTTTAGAGTcaaggattaggattatgtttagaGTTTACATCATAATtagggtcagggttagggttatggttttggttagcatttagggttaggattagtattatggttatgattatgattttagttagggtttatggttatggttagggttatggtttgtaTCTTAGTTGGGATTAGGGTTAGAATcgtggttaggtttagggtttagggttatggttaggattatgggtaGGATTAGGATTTATATAATTGTAACTAGATTATGGTTCAGGTTTatgtcatggttagggttaggaatcACCTCATGGTTAGGGTCATATTAAGATTAAGATTATTAGAGTTATGACTTGGATATGGTTATAGTTAAGATTATTATTAGTGTTAGTGTTAagattaatggttagggttaggattatggttaggttttacatcatggttaggtttaTGGCtattgattatggttagggttaaggtttacatgatagttagggttaggatttacatcatggttatggttagagtttagagttaggattattattattatggttagggtttacatcatggttggatGTAGTatcaagtttagggttagggttacaattatggttaggtttaggtttTAGAGTGAGGACTAcatattatggttagagttagggtttgtAACATGGTTAGTTTTATAGTTTTGGTGAGAATTTAGGGTTGGGATTAGTATAATGGTTAAGGTTTACATCGTGGTTAAGGGgagtgttaggtttagggttagggtttaattttgtttacagttagggttatggttgaattcattttaggGTTCAATCAGGTTATCATTAGCATTTTATTGGGTTTATTATTGGGTTTCAATTTTCTATATGATTATGATTTACTTTATTTTAGTGTTAGAGCTAGAGGTCGATTTggtctagggttaggatttaatttgGTTTTCTATTATGGTTAGCctgatacaattttttttattggtaGGATTATGGTTGAATTTCATTTTTGGTTacggttcaatttggtttagtattagggttaAGGTTTTGTTTGGTTTATGATTTGGATTCCATTTGGTATAGGGTTAGGTTCACTTTaatttagtgttagggttcaatatgATTTATTGTTAAAGTTTATTTTAGTTTAGTTTTAGCATAGAGTTTAATTTGgttttttatttagttaattagcatttaatatggtttAGTATTAGAATTCAATATGATTCAAAATTAGAGTAGAGCTTTTGGTTTAGTGTCAAGGTTAGAGTTCGATTTTGAAAAGTCAAATGCTCTAAATCTTAGAGTAGATAATCTTGATGATGGTGGATTAGATTGtattattttaaacatatttaaatcaTATTACAGAAGGTGgatgagaagttgtaaaattatatgtttttattattgttcaatttggttcaattatattaatgttagggttaggtttcattttattttagtgttagaGGTACAAATCAATTGGGTTTAGGTTTCATTTTTAGTTGATGTTCATTTTATTAAATTTATGCTTCTAAAATAAAGGATATTGTAATATTCACCAATTACAAGCATCATAATTTTGTGatttactaattaaataataatacattaaatTGATAAATTATTTTAGTGATTTGCAAATTCAATTACTAAGATAATATATTATTTTGTAGTTCCCTAGTTAGACAATCAATTTGATTTAGTTCTAAAGGCTTCAATGATTCATACATTCAAAAGTGACATGAGGGTCAAGGTTTGGGCTAGAATTCAATTATTGCAAGATAATGCTTAGGGTAAGGATTGGGATTTAATTAGAATTAGTCTAAGGGTTAGGGGTAGCGTTCAATTAGGAATAGGGTTGAAATTACAGTTAAATTAGTGTTAGAGTTAGAGTTAGGATTCAAACaggtttagggttcaatttaggATTAGGTGTCAATTATGGTTAGTTTAGGGTTCAAGTTGTATTGAGGGTTTAATTCTAAGATTAGAGTTAAGTTGAGGGTAAGGATACAATTATGATAATATTAGGTTTAAGGTTAAAGCTATGCTACAATCAAAGTTGTAACacttattttatctttttttttttataaaatactgAAACAATATTCATTATTATATACTTTCATTATGattttttacattattttactattttttatgaaataaatatttaacctttataaaataatttgaaacatttaaatatttaaaaaaaatctctctttctatatatatataaccattcttttaaccttttaaagttttaaaatttaaaaaataaaataaacatttaaatatttaaaaaattatttgaataaaactggtttgaattatatatatatatatatatatatatatatatatatatatatatatatatatatatatatatatatatatatatatatatatatatatatatatatatatatatatatatatatatatatatatatatatatatatatatatatatatatatatataactttattaatctataataaatatataatagaaGAATTCAAACTTAACTAAGAAATAAATAAGACATAAACAGAAAAATCACATTTATGTAATAACTTAGAAATTACAAAAAATAATCAATATTTTTAATATcttgaaaattatattatttttagatATTTGTGAAATTCAAAGATAATTAAGATATAAATAGGAAAATCATATCTTTGTGATAAATTAGAAATTACTTTTAATACTAAATATtcttatatataaaaattatataatgcttttgaaatatatttttatgtacataattttgattttttcaatttagaaacattatatttttatgattaaatttagaaataaaaaaactttttgaaatttagaaacatttaaattcttttttatctttttaaattgaaaattaaaaattaaatattatttttgtaCCATTTATATAGCCatgtaaatttgattttttgaatttagacaCATTATATTTTTTGTGTTAAGGTTTAGAATGTataaattctttttgatctttttAAATTGAAAAGTATTGTTTGTATAGgcatgtaattttgattttttgaatttagaaacattatatttttgtattcaagatttaaaaatataagaaccattttttttctttctaaataaGAAATTTAAAGTAATATTTTTAAACAATAATTAAAAGTAACATTTATCTCTTACATAGTATTTTATTCCAAATAAAACAAACAGCTATCCCTTACATTAGTAAAtctttaaaattataatatatatttataatgattATTTGGGAGTGTGATCCTTGCCTCTGTAAAAATGGGAGCTTTTGAATAGGGCATGGAGATGCATCAAATCATTCTAGTTTCTAAAACGATAGAATTGCTAACCAGGTTTgacatattttttatgtttttgtgttaAAAGAATCAGGTCATAAGAACTCAAAATTGAATTTAATCCAAATCGAACTTAAATTAACTAAATATTTTATCTAGATTATAAACCCTCCATTAGACTGGCTGATGAGGCTAGATTTCATGGCGCTTTTTTTCTCCAAATTTTTCCAACAGATATGTAGAAAATTTTATGTGAATAGCAATATAACCAATAGAGAATACATTACAGAGCAGCTAAGTAGGGCAGATATCAGAATAGAACAATAACAATAAACTAGCTggatttggaataaataaatataaattaaaggtTTGAAATGTTTATAACCTCGTTATCATCATTTTGAGTACATGATTCTGTAAGATCACACTGAAAGAAAAATAGACTAATCAAATCTGAACCAACATAGGGCTTTGCAATATGCGTCgaggaagaaaattttaaaattcacaTGCCCACCATGTGAAGCAACATAGGGATTAACAAAGAAAACATAATGAAATTACCCATAGAGATCACAAATCGAAACTCTCAAACCTTAAATGAGATTTTGAATCATAATATTGGAGTTGTTTCGTGGGAGCCTTTCCTCTGGTGGACATATGGTCTTTCTTCGTATGGGCCATATCCTTCTCCCTCAAATGGATCTGCAATCGCCAAATAAAGAATCAATTAACTCATCACCCATCACAGATGAACATTAACCATTTTACCTTAGATTTTCCAAGATATGCTGCTATTCCACAAAAAAATTTATATCCATATTAATGCCAAATCAAAGACATGATGTTTCGAATCCATCCCTCCACTTGCAGGAAACCCAACCATTACATCTTCCATAGACGCAACACTGgtatacatgcatgcaaaatgccaTTACTGcagaatataaataaaatataatggtAAGTGTAAAGATTAACCAGCCCTTCCCCCTATTATATAGAAATAAATGCAAAATGTGGATGCGTACATAGGCACATGAGTAACCAAGCATTTCACATGCAAAACCAACAACAAATATTCGTTTTGTATTCCCCATTTTGTGTTTGTAATGACAGCTATCATTTGACATTCTCCACTTTTGCATTCATAGTTGTAGCCAAATCTTTTATATGTACATGGATAGAACAGCTCCCCCTATTGTCATTGTAGAGGACGACTCTCGGCATAATTAGACCATTCAAATCTCTAAAAATACTACACTCGTATTGTGTAGCCAACAACATAGATTATAGGTAAATGATGCCCATATTAGCATAAAGAAACCGATGGGAGACATTGTCTTTGTGCAGTGGTTGGGGAGGCATCTAAGGAGGAGCACATGTTCATGATGAAAGGTATAGTTGGAGGGAGTAGTAGACAATTACAAGAGGCAAATGCATATCCTCAAGAAATTGTAGAACAAAAGaacgtcaaaaaaaaaaaaaaaaatgatgaaagatGCAAAGAAACAAACTAACCTCTATGATAAGTTATGATTGTTAAAGTCCAATCCAACTCAACAAAATGTATTGTATAACTCACAAAAGGCTTGTGTTATTTGTATAGAAATTTTATTGCAGGCATGGTTGAGTAGTAGAGCAGCAAAGGAGCAATTGAGAAGTAGCAGTAGGTGGTGCGGTTAAGATTCGGAGATGATGAGCGAACTAAAATTTCCACAATCCTTTTGTTTGCTTATATAGATTGAACCCGCTATTCCACCTCTATGTCAACAATGGctcatttaatttttcttttcttttttaaaccATCCACTCTTTGAGAAATTTTAGTTGGCATTTATGATTAGTGGCTACTGCAGATTGTGGTTGTGAGGGTGCATTAAGGGGGACGTTTCAATTGTAGAAAACATTAAGGAGGGTGTTACAATTGTAGTAACCACTACGCTGCCTTCATCCTGTTGCCATGTTGCCAACTACCCTGTCAGGTTTTTCCACACATGCATGCAAACGTCAATTTTTCCATAAACTAGTTTTTTTGTTTACGGACAACATGGATACCATTGTAGATCGCCTCTTGGCAAAACAAGTAAAGTACAACATCACAAATACGTAAGAAGGGTTCAGTGATTATAGTTTCATGAATTCTCTCTATGCACTTTAGCTCGAAAAAGTATCATTAAGGTATTTTTCCGTCAACCCATGAACTTACTATTTCCCCATGCCATTTCCAGCTGGAAAGGGTCCAACCCTTCGCAAGGAAGTAAAAGAAGTTGGATTAATGCCATCTAAGACGGGTGTTTAGTCCTACACAATTCCTAGTTGGTCACACACCGTAGGCTACTCCTATCTAGTATGACCTATGATCAAGTGGTATAGCTGGGTCAAAGATCCGATTGACACTTACAATTTGTAGCATTGCCTTAGCCAAACGATTCTTAATAATTACAACACGCTAATGCATGTAATCGTTGTTCATCACCCTACTCAGGTAGATCTTGAACTCATTAGGACATATATTCTTTTGTTGGAAAGACAACTCATGGATGACCACTTGTCTTCCAACTTGGTAATCAGTTACAACACACATGAATCAAGTATAAGCAAATAGTTCTATGTTGAGTATAAGATTTATCTTGGGTGGATTATTTGCTTCTTCTTGAGGTTTGATGGCTTTTGTAACTTCTAATTAGTGTAAAGTATACAGCTTATTGTTTATCGAAAAAGGTGTAACCTCCCTAGTTCACCACTTAATTTATCTAGTCTGGTATTAATTACCTAGGCATGAAGGAGATTAGCTAGGCAACTTATCGTTAATTCTTATATATGTGTTAGTTGTAACATGCACTATGTATATACAGGCTAACATTGCTCTATATGTTTTTATGTATGCGAATCTATA contains the following coding sequences:
- the LOC131050792 gene encoding putative receptor-like protein kinase At3g47110 — translated: MHSIRYQLAINPLAVHFLLFSLQLCSSAPSNDNGSFNDEQALLAFKNSLTSDPNSFLSVWDVNTNVCNWTGISCNKLMRVSTVNLESLGLVSQISPVLGNLSSLEVLDISNNSFHDVIPDLGQNLSNLKELHLLGNQLSGPIPTSLGNCSKLKFLDLSLNSLNGNVPLQLRKLSSLQRLLLYDNFLTSSRTLPFLSALINCSSLKTLYLGFNHLAENLFPSIGNLSAELTVLSLQQNLIGGRIPQEIGNLTKLILINFTGNALTGPIPSELEMLKDLERLYLGQNKLQGPIPWEIAPMLIILTQHSVIAHNMPFSAELSELQIAHCDLKPNNVLLDFYMTAHIADFGNAHILLKVLFDAEYGVGGRISPKGDVYSYGILLLEMLTGKRPTHQMFVDRLSLRMWVSMAFPDRISEVVDDSLLLCNGGVTDATCNYIIQLIKVALLCSKDSPKDRPSMAEVVEMLECIEDMFEGRTVDSKYQHDLYEMAISRRRARDLAVKNLRNRAIQTFLDTPAPVQKGSVPM